The window ttttagctaattccttttttaaaaaaaaattagctaattCTTAAGAATTTCTTTCTTACATCAATCCTAAACTTACCTTTTTTGCAACATCTACCTGGTGCTATTATGGACCAAGTACATTGCTTcttccatctcatcttctccaggAGAAACATCCCTTGCTCTATGAAACTGATATTCTAGACAAACCAGTCCACTTGCTGTTCTTCATATACAACACTCTACTCCCACCTGCCCCCTCCATTGCTATGCCTGTGTACAGGCTGTCTCCTCacgcctggaatgccctccctcctcatctctggctTTTGGCATCCCCAGCTcctttcaaagttcagctcaagagccacctcctacatgagaaCTGTCTTTAATACCCCAATTAGCTACTAGCCCCCCTCCAATTATTTTCTATGTTCCATGTGTATGCTCTGCTTTGAGAAACAGTGTTGCATAGTGGATAAGAGTGCTGGaacctggaattgggaagacctagtttccaatcctgcctctgattctctatgttaccacatctataaaatgaaagttagaCCAAAAGACCTCCCAAgggcctttccaactctaaatttaggAGTCTATGAACCTAACCTCCCAGTACTCTCAGACAAATCTCGAAGTGCTTCAATTGCAGAGCAGGTGCACGCCAGTCTGCTTCAGATGAGAAAGCTTCCTCACCTGTGGCTTGCCacatcaatgacatcacaggtctgGCTCAATTAAAACCAAACCACCACTTCGGCCTTCCTGACACCTAAGCTTTTTGACAGCTGGGCACTTGGTCAGTTTTTGAATTGAATCTGTCCCATCCATATTGCCACCCTCATGATTTTTCTATTGCATTATCATGTCATTCCTTGTAAATCTTCCATACCTTCTCATTGGGGTGAATTGaaacttaatttcattttaagaaaaaaaatcaaaagaccgAGGCTTAAGAGTTATGTAGTGGCCTGCCCCAAATCATAAGCCAATAAATAGCAGCTGGTAGTAAAACTCAGGGCTTCTGgttccaaggcctgtgcttttcTCACTGTACCACCTTGGTACACAAGGCCCTTTACCAATGAATGGTTCCAGCTTTATTTCGTAGTATTCCCTTGGGTGTGCTTTTGTTCTAGCTCCATCGAACTGTTCTGTTCTGGTCTTGCCTTGTGCTTCCGAGTATGGACTCATCTCTTTCTGTTGAAGTCTCTCTCCCTTCAGAGCCCGATTGGGgtgttttcttcttttagtaGGAAAGCCTTTGGCATAAAATGACAATAGGTCTCtttcctggatttcttctttCAACTTCTTCACACATCATATTCTCCCCTTTATCACCTGATTATATGGTAACCTCCCACTCCTTGAATGTACACACTTCTGTACCCCCATCACCTCATACAGTGCTTGTACCCAGAAGGCCCTTACTGTCTACTGATCAGAACAAATGTCACAGAGTCCTATCATGGCTAGTCTGGGAATACATGGGATCATTTGGGAGCCATTGGTCATAATTAGTGTAGCCTAATGCAGGGAGGTGATAGACCTTCTGTATTTTTGCCACTGTCAACATTTGAAACACCGAAGTCAGTTCTGGACACTATATTTCAAGCTAGTCACTGGTCAGCTGAAGGGTGTTCCAAGAATGATCAGAATAGTGTGTTGGGGGAAGAAGTATGGAAATTATATCATGTGAGCAAAACTAGTCAATAGCTAGGTCTTGGCAGAAATGCTTGATCACATTTTCAGTGTACCACAAAAGCTTATTTCCTTTGTGACAATTCTGATGACGGATTGGTAGGAGTAGAGGGAATAGGATCCTTGCGGAGTATATGGGTAGCCATGGGCAGAGTAGGGCACTCCTAGCAAGACCCAGTTGTGCATTCACAGCAAGGGTGTGGGGAGTATCAAACCATGGAGCTAAGAAATCAAGACCTTATCTTGTTTACCCTCTTGGGAACAGATCAAAATACTATCATTTAAATTGGATggtgtggggtggctaggtggcgcagtggataaagcactggccctggattcaggagtacctgagttcaaatccgacctcggacacttgacacttactagctgtgtgaccctgggcaagtcacttaacccccactgcccccccccaaaaaaaaacaacaacaaaaaaaccaataaattgGATGGTGCTTGAACTATGTTTCCTGGCTGCCTACACCGGGCAGCCAAAAGTTCATTTCCTCAGCAGATGCCTCTAAAGGTGCCTGCTTTTTTAAAGGGCATAGGCTGATTCAAAACATACCCCATATGTTTTACAGAGTAGCCATACTGTGGGTTTTGGTCCAAGAATATGAGAATATAGATTAATGTGTCCTTTAACGTACTTCAAAATGGCTTACTCAATACCGGACTggcacccacacatacacacataagccAGATCTGTCCTAGATCAGTGGTTGGAATGAGAAGATATGTTGGAGGATGTTAATAACTAGAAAAGTGGGGGATAAAGGAAAGCTTACAACATAACTCTTGCCACCTCCACCTCTGGAGTAGGGGGATGCTTGGGGAACAAACCTTCATTCTCCAAAAGTAGCAGATGCCTATTACTAATGTGCTTAAGATGCATGGTTGAGAAAGATTTGTATGACATTTCACTCCCTCATTACTGTCTGTTGTTTTGATAAAtggtgtggggggaagggggggtccTAGGATTTGATCTTAATTAATTTTGAGCTAGCTCTAAAAGCATTTACAAGATGCATTTGTCCTATCCTTTCAGAGGAGAGCAGAATGAGACAGAACACAGGCTAATTGGCATGCATAATCCATGCTGACATGTGTTTTCATCCCCATGGAAATACGCTGGTCAGGCTTCCTTTtgcacaaacacaaacaaaacaaaaaagccaactTTATTTAACATAGATACTTCAGTAATGCTAGAATCCTATAAATCAGGACCACCACAAATTTCAGACACTCCGCTGCGAAGCGTATGTGTATCAATAGCCACATCTGGATGATGACCAAGCCATTGAAacttgaaacaacaaaaaaacaaaggtctGAGCCACCTTAAAGGAGAATGCTTGCAGTTCTACGCAGAGGGTCACATTTTCAGAATACTGAATTCACTCAAAAAAGTGAGGGATGGACTGGAGAAAGGAGCAAACAAACCCCTTTCATTCAGGAGAGCTACAGGAGAAACCACAAAtagcctcagacacacacacagtcaaATGGGCCTCTTCCTTGATGCTGAGTCCCCTACTAATAATgcaaaagtataaacaagggagGAAGAATGGCCTAGAAATAAACCTTAGTGACTGGCAGTATCATGTCAGGTTCTAGGACATCTTACTCCCTGGTCAAAAAAAGGCAGGAGCAGCAAAATCGGGAATAGTGTCAACACACAAGCCTGTggacatgtgtacacatacatgtgcacagctctccctcccaACTAGTACCTACAAGCACAAGGTGCATGTCCTTAAGAGACTCTCAACAGTTTCAAAACACAGGGCTCCCTGAGGAGGCACAGAATATACTATGGCTACTCCCTTGGCCAGAGAACCACAGCACGGTGTGTGGAAAACCAGGATCTTCAAAACAGATTGCAAGGGCAGATTTTCCAAAGCCACTCTAGACAGGCATGCTGTGGAGCCTCGAATTCTTCCTTCCCCACAAACacatcctttccccttctcattccctaCTATGACCGGGTGTGAACATTCCCCAGTTAGCCTTTGAAACAACAGGCTGTTGCAATACAAGGGCAGAAGGAAGAGGTTGGCAGGCAATCCGCTTTAAgtcctcccccccacacacactcccccAGGctttactcattttctttctcttcacattTACTGAAGTTACCCTTTTCATAGGATTGTGTTCATGCAGTAAGAACCCACAACTCAGAAGAACCAAAACTAgtttggaaaatgctatccagtTTTCAAGTCAGGTTATGACATCTTGTTCCTTCTTGCTGCTCTCaaacccttctctcccttcccactccaccccctcccccccaaatgaGTCAAACTACCAGTAGTGAAAACAAACTGGGTCAAGTCAAAGCAGGTAACTGGAATAATTCTCCATTCTGAGTTCATCCCTAATGGTTAGCTCAGTAGGATAGAACATGTGCTAAGGAGGCCAAGATGGAAGAAGGTGTAACTCCTATTAAAAGGCCAGTTAATATTGCACAGAGGAAAAAACAACTTGGTTCCAAAGGCACCGGGTGGAGATGGCCAGTTAAGGAGTCCTGCGAAGGTTGTGCTGTTGGTCACATGGCAACCAGGCTAATGTGCTGCGGTTGGCTCAGAGTAAGTCAGCACCACTAGTTACAAGTTAAAGAGTATCTTCTATGGATGCTCTTGGGTCAGTAGTGTAGTCTGTCTATAACTAGGATATTCATCCTAATTAGACCTAGGGGCTCTAATTCTCGGCCCTATGAGGCCTTTGTTTACCAGGCAATTCCCTACAAACCACCCAGATCCACAACCTATAGTTCTGTTCTACATCACCCTTCCCCGCCCCATAACCTCGAAAAAGGTACCCCATCTTTTCCCTTTGCCTTCGAACCCCTGTTCCCCACTCCAAGTTCATTCATGTCAATCTCTGGAGCTGGGGCTTTCAGGTTCTCTCAGCCTCCTGTCTTCTTGCCCCTGAACCTGCTGGGCTCACTAGCTGCTTGGGACCAAGATGCCGTCTGCAAGTCTGTGCACTAGCTGGCTGCGGAGGCCCTCCGGGTTAGAGCAGGCTGGCCGTCGAAGGCTGCAGTGAGCTAGAGTCCCTTCTTCCTGAGCCTCCTGCACAGCCAGCGGCAAAGGCGGAGGAGGGGCCGGCGCTAGGGGCACTGGGGCCCTGGCCCCAAAGTGCTGCCTGCCTCGTCGGGAATGAAGTCGTCGAACGGCCTCTTTGATGAGGTTCCCCGAAAGGACAAGCTGCTGCAGAAGCTGGTGGGGGTCATCGTCTCCGGCCCGGAGTCCCGGCTGTCCTCGGTACCGGTACTGGTGGTGCTGATGATGATGCAGACGGCGGGAGGCGGTGGCGCCCCGAAGCCAGGCGCGCCGGCACGGGCCCGGCAGCGGCTGCGGGAAGCCCCGCTTGCAGACTTGCGGGCCAGACGCCCCGCTCCGGGCCGGGGCCCCCCCCGGGGCGCACGGACCCGATGGCACCCGAAGTGGAGGGTGCGAGGCGGCGCCCACGTCGCTCGTCCAGGGCAGGGCAGCGCGGGCCCCGCTCCCCGCGCACTGCAGCGGTCCGGCCGGCTGCAGGGGCGCCGGAGCCGACCCCGGAGGCAGCAGCAGCTGCAGGACCGGGGGCCGCAGCGGGGGCGGCGGGGGCGGCTTGAGCGCCAGGGGCCCCCGGGGGGCGGGCCGGCTCCCGTGCGCCGCGTCCAGCTGCAGCGCCTCCCCGATCTGGGCCACCAGCCGGTCAACGTCCCCCGAGCCCCCGACAGTCACCGACTGCTGCAGCAGGAGGaagctctcttcttcctccccctccccctcggcgtcctcctcctcctctccagccGCCGCCGCCTCGTcgtcctcgtcctcctcctccctccGGCACGGCATGGCCTCTGTCCGCAGCCCGGACCCCGGAACTCCGCCGCCGCCGATGCCGCCGCTGCCACTAGGACCGCTCCTCGCTCCCCGCCGGGCCCCGGCGACAGCTCCCGAAGACAGGGCGCTGCGGTCTCGGAGCGAGCCGGCCGCGTGCGGGGCTCCCGAGCGCGCCGCAGCCGCCACCGCCGCCTCCACCGCAGCTCCGGGAACTGGAGCTCAGCCGGTTCAGTTCGATTTGTAAACAATGGGTGACGCGGGGCGTTCGGGCGCTACCATTGCTGCAGGGCGGGGGGGCGCGGGAATGGTTCAGCTCGGAGGTCTGGAAGGATCCCTGGGAGGGCGCGCTGCGGGAGCTCCGCTGGACGCGGATGGCTGGATATTCATTCACTCAGGCCGCCAGGTCCTGCGCTATGGACACTTTACGTGCACTAGACTTGGCAGCTCCAACACACAGACCGAGGCGCGCGCCTTCCACCTCGTATACTCTCCGCTTGGACTCGCCCGGCCCCCTCCCTCGGCCTTTCCCGGGGGTCGTGGGCTAGGGGGTGGGATGTACTGTCTCTGGGTCTGGGGTTAATGGgtatgatgggggaggggaaaatgctGGGTATTGGGCGGTGGAAGGTACCAGGCAGGAGGAAAACAAGGGCCGCAGAgctgagagagggaaaggggtcagtgtggagtggaagggaaagaaagcaagagagttcGAGATTATTCTACCACCTGCTATACGTAGCCTCCTTAGTCCCAGTGCTTGCAAGGGACTTATTTTTCCTCAGGGCCGTGGGGACCAGAAGGTGGGAATCTCGAGGCAAGCTCGGCCTCCAGGTAGAGCAAGGGGATTGCTCTTACCGGCTAAGGGGTAGCAAGCATGAGCTGGGCTGTGTGGGGGGCGCGGGAGTCGTGATCTGTTGTACATGCTACTGCCAGCCTGGTCATAGGCTCCTAGATCTGTGCCTGATTTAATAAATGTGAGAGACTGTTGGAGGCCACTGCAGTAATAGGGATAAAGGATGACAGTGGGACTAAAGAGGAAAGGATGGATAGGAGAGATTGGAATAGGAAGAAGTGGAAGATCTTTTCCAATCATAGAATCacgggtttagagctggaagctattttagaagtcatctatttcaatcccgtcattttatagaagatttaattgaggtacagagaggctaagtgacctacccaagtcATACAATTAGTtccagaggcagcatttgaacctagACCCTTGAATTTAAAATCCAATAATCTTCTGACTGGGTTAAGATTAGGACTgggtaatgcagaaatatgtttaatgttattatgtgtgtgtatatatatatatatacatacatatatatatatatatatatatatataacctatatcagattacctgctgtctaggggagggaggagggaggggagggagggagaaaaatctgaaattgtaaagcttgtataaacaaaagttgagaactatctttacatgtaacagaaaaaaaatactttattaattaaaaaaaaagattaggactGGGTTAGATTTTGGATTTAAATTTAGCATAATATTAGAGATAAGATTAGGACTAGGACCTAGATGAACTCCCTTAACATTCCCCcttcaaacaatttaaaaataatacctcaagccaaatttcagagcagCAGAGCTAACAAAAGGTTAGAAGGAGATATTTTTCTGGACAATTTAGGAGCTGCAATTTAGGAGAGGTCTCTAACACCACAGGCTCAAGAGTGCAGCAGGAGCTTCTGCATAGGCCTCAGAGGTGACTGtgaaagcagcagcagcttttAGAGCTCACAGCCTAGAGAATGGGAGGTGGGATGGCCagataactggtcagaaagatattacagtaaaaaaacaaacaaacaaaaaaagaaagatattacagaggacactttgctggcactgggtatgGCTGGTGCTTATTGGCAATTCTATTGCCTATAAGCAATTCTGAGTTGCAGTTTCAGGGTGGAGAAGAATGCTTGTGATTGGTCACAATGAAGCAGGGGCCTTGATCACAGTTCCATGACCAGGGTCCCTTCctaggtaaagaccagagtgTAGACCAGGACGgcagtgaccacacttctccCGGAATTATACCACCATGGAAGCACCCAAAACTTGCAGAccttcagaactagttctgaaaacaggaGCACAAAAAAAGCCTAAAGCTGGGCACAGTGCCTTCTAACTCAGAGGTGAGCAAAACCCAACTTTAACAGTTCAACATgaagaaataggttgggaaaatgagcatACAGCAACAAATAATTGACCATAAAAGGCTACAATGATGGCAGGGAAGACTAAGATATAAACTTAGACAAAAACAGTGTGAAAACAGCTAaaagaggatcaaagaaaatgctaattggacccaagcccaacaagaattcctagaagagttaaagaaaaagaaaagaatggtagagaaaaaattgggaaaagaaatgagagtgatgcgtGAAAACTATGAAAGGAGACTTAATAGtttggtaaaagaagtacaaagaggggcagctaggtggtgcagtggataaagcactggccctggattcaggaggacctgagttcaaatatggccccagacacttgacacttactagctgtgtgaccctgggcaagtcacttaatcctcattgctctgaaaaaaaaaaaaaaaacaaaaccacaaaaaaacaaagaatattgaaaaaaatgacactttaaaaaacagaattggcctaatagtaaaaagaagcacaaaaattaaccgaagaaaagaacaccttaaaaagtagaattagccaaaAAGAGATACAccatctcactgaagaaaataatatgtaaaaattggaattgggcaattggaagctaatgactccataagacatgGAAAAAcaaccaaagtaaaaaaaaatttaaaatagaattgtgaaatatcttatagaaagatggaatatcttgaatgagaaaaataagaaacatcTCTTAGGAAAGTAGATTAAGGAGagataagaattattggactactcaAAGCCATAGTCAAAAAAAAGAGGGTAGACATCCATttcaagatattatcaaggaaaacttccctgatatcttaaatccagaaggtaaaatagaaattgaaagaatccaccgattacctccttaaagagatcccaaaatcatctcccaggtcaaggagaaa is drawn from Dromiciops gliroides isolate mDroGli1 chromosome 2, mDroGli1.pri, whole genome shotgun sequence and contains these coding sequences:
- the FRAT1 gene encoding proto-oncogene FRAT1, which encodes MPCRREEEDEDDEAAAAGEEEEDAEGEGEEEESFLLLQQSVTVGGSGDVDRLVAQIGEALQLDAAHGSRPAPRGPLALKPPPPPPLRPPVLQLLLPPGSAPAPLQPAGPLQCAGSGARAALPWTSDVGAASHPPLRVPSGPCAPGGAPARSGASGPQVCKRGFPQPLPGPCRRAWLRGATASRRLHHHQHHQYRYRGQPGLRAGDDDPHQLLQQLVLSGNLIKEAVRRLHSRRGRQHFGARAPVPLAPAPPPPLPLAVQEAQEEGTLAHCSLRRPACSNPEGLRSQLVHRLADGILVPSS